GACGACCGCCAGGTCTCGTTCGATTCGGTCGTGCAGGCGGCGGTGGACGGACGGAGCGTCGAGTTGGCGCGCAACCGAGCGTGGCGCCGGCGGCTCGCCGCGAGCCGCGAGGTTCTGGAACACGCCCTCGACGCCGGTCAGACGGTCTACGGCGTCTCCACGGGCGTCGGCAACAACTCGTCGCGGGCCGTCGACCGGCAGAACCAGATCGACTTCGCCATCTCGGTGATGGAGCAGCACGGCTGTGGGGTCGGCGACCCGTTGTCCGAGGCCGAGGGGCGCGCGGTCACGTTCGCACGTCTGGTGAGCCTGACGAAGGGGCTGTCCGCGGTTCGGCCGCCGTTGCTCGACGCGCTCTGCGCCCTCCTCAACCACCGCATCACCCCGGTGATCCCGCGGTGGGGCTCGGTCGGCGCGTCCGGAGACCTGACGCCGCTGTCGTACGTGGCCGCGGTCCTTGCCGGGCAGCGCAAGGCGTACTACCGGGGCCGTATCGTGGACGCCTCGCGCGCCCTGGCCGCCGAAGGCCTCGAACCCTGGGCCTTCGGTCCCAAGGAGACGCTGGCGATCATGAACGGCACGTCGGTCATGACCGCGGTGGGGATTCTGGCGGTGGCGCGGTTCGAACGGCTGATCGAGCAACTCGAAGGCGCGTCGGCGCTCGCCACCGAAGTGCTGCTCGGACGGTCGCAGGCGTTCGACCCGCTCGTGCACGCCGCCAAGCCGCATCCGGGGCAGATCGAGACGGCCAGACGCGTCCGCCAGGCGCTGCGCGGCAGCCGGCTGCTGGATCCGCCGCACAAGAACGGCCGTCCCGTGCAGGACCGCTACTCGATTCGCTGCGTGCCGCAGGCCGCCGGGGTCGCCCGCGATGTCATCTCGTGGGCGCGCCAGGTCCTCCAGATTGAACTCAACAGCGTCAACGACAACCCGTTGGTAGACCCGGAATCGAAGCAGATCCTGTTCGGCGGCAACTTCTTCGGCGGCCATCCGGCGGTCGTGATGGATACGGTCAAGATCGCGGCGGCCTCGATGGCCGACCTGATCGACCGGCAGTTCGCGTTGCTGGTGGACGAAGGCCACAACATGGGCATGCCCGAAACGCTCGTGCCGTACGGCGGCTGCGGCGTCAAGGGGCTGCAGATGACCTGCAGTGCGCTCACTGAGTTGGCCGTGCAGCGGTCGTTCCCGGACGCGGTTCTCTCGCGGTCCACCGAGTGCGCCAACCAGGACAAGGTCAGCATGGGCCTGCAGGCGGCGCTGCACGCGAGCGAGATCATCGGCCTGGTGGGCCGCTCCCTCGCCACGGAGATGATTGCGCTGTCGAACGCCGCGGCGCTGCGCGAGGAATCGAGGCTGTCGCCGGCCGGCCGCGCCCTGCTGGTGGGTGTCCGGAGGCGGTCGGCGGTGCTCGTCCGCGACCGTCCGCTCGACGTCGATATCGAGCGGGTCGCGCGCTGGCTGGAGGCGGGCGGGGCGAGGTGATGACGACCGAGCCACGGGCGCTACGGCTTGGGGCAGAGCGTCTGGCAACGACCTTCGCAGGTGACCCCGACCGCCCCTTCCTGCGCGAGGGCGGCGAGGTGTGGACGGTTGGCCGTCTGCTGGCGTACGCCGCGGACGTCGACCACCGGCTCCCTCGAGATGCCGGACCCGCGGTGGGCGTGCGGAGCCATTCAGCCGCGTTCGTCGTGGCATCGCTGCTCGGTCTCTGGAAGTCGAACCGCCTGCCGCTGCTGATCGATCCGTCGCTGGCGGCCGAGCCGTCCGGCCTTCGAAGCTCATCCCCCCGGATGCCCGTGCTCGCGCCGGCGGGTGTGACCGACCCCTGGGCCGACGTCCTCGTGGCGGAAACAGGGGGCGGGCTCCTCGATCCACACCTGCCGTTGGCCGACGAGGCCGAAGTCGGGTTCTTCACATCCGGCTCCACCGGCGAGCCGAAGATCGTTCGCAAGAGGGCGTATCAGCTCGGGGAACAACACGCGATGGAAGCGCCCTGGCTCGGCCTGAGCGGACCGATCTCGGTGCTGTGCCTCGTGCCGGCGTTCCACATCCTTGGCTACATCTACGGTTTCTCGACGCCGGCAGCCGGCGGTGGCGTCACGACGTTCTCGCGCGGCGCGTCGCCTCAGGCGTGGGTCGAGCACATCGCGGCCGAGCAGCCAACGCTCATCATCGGCGTGCCTTCACACTATCGGCTCATGGCGCAGGTGTCGGGCCCGTCGCTTCCGCGGGCGATCTATCTCTGTTCCGGCGGACCCCTCGACCCTGCCGTCGCCGCGGAGTTCGAACGTCGGGCGGGGACGCCGGTCCTGCAGGTCTATGGATCCACCGAGACGGGCGGCATCGCCACGCGCCTTGGCGCCGGGCCCTGGCGCACGATGCCCGGCCTGGCCTGGGAGCGCCGCAAGCTGGATGGACGGCTGCTGATCACGTCCGCGTGGCAGGATCGGCCGCAGGAGTGGTACTGCACCGACGACGTCATCGCGTCAGATGGAGAGACGTTCCGCCTGTTGGGGCGCGCGGACTCGATCGTGAAGATCGGCGGCCGGCGCTTCTCGACCGGCGAACTGGTGCAGGCGGCGCTCACCGCGCCCCACGTCGAGCAGGCGCACGCCGTCGTCTACGACCGTTTCGGCGAGTTGGCCGTGGCGCTCTTCGTCGTGTCGCCACGGGACGCCGTCGTGACGCCGGCCGACGTCCGGACGTTCCTCGCCGGCCGGCTCGCGCCGTTCAAACTGCCGCGGACGATCCAGGTCGTGAACGAGTTGCCGACGCGCAGCATCGGCAAGATCGACGACGAAGCCCTGCGCGAGAGCCTTTCCCGGGGATGAGGGCCTCCGAACCGTTTACGCCTTTTTCAGCAACTCCGTTCTGACCCTCCGGCCGATCCGCTCGATTTCATGGTCCGCCAGCGACTCGTACACGGGGACTTGAACAGCGGTCGCCGCCTTCTCGGCGCCCACGGCCTGCAGACCCTGCCAGCCGAACAGATCCATGTGCGTGCACACGTCCACGTGCATCGGCGCCACGTCGACGCCCCGCCGGATGCAGCGCCGAACGAGCTGTTGATAGTTCGGGACGTAGGGGCAGTACTGGTAGTAGACGTGCGTCTGCCCCTCGGGTATGCGCGGGACGCTCACCCCGGGGAGATCCCCGAGCATCTCGTCGAACACCTTCGCGTGCCGCCTGGTGCGCTCGATGAATTCGGGCAGCCGCTCCAGTCCGGCGAGTCCGAGCGCCGCCTGCACGTTCGAGAACTTGCCGCCGTAGTGGGCCGGCAACGGGTCGAGGCGCTCCACTTTCTCCCAGAGGAAACGGTCAGGCTTCGCGTCGAGCCAGGACGTGACCCACCAGATCGGGAACCCGGAATACGTGAACACGGTCGGCCGGATAAAGGTCCGCTGCCACCAGCCGACACGCAAGACGCTCTCCACGCGCTCTGCCGTGGGCCAGGGTTCCGCCTCGGCGTACTCGCCAACGCGCCGCGCCAGCTCGGCGTCCCGCATCCAGGCCAGACCGCCACCGAAGGTGTTCAGCGGCTTGAAGGCCTGGAAGCTGAAGAAGCTGGCATCGCCGAACGTGCCCACCATCTGGCCGCGATAGGTGGCCCCCAGCGAATGCGCACAATCTTCGATCACCTTCAGATCGTGACGGCGGGCGAGCGCGAGGATCGGATCGAGATCGCAGGAGAGCCCGTAGAGGTGCGTGGGCAGCACCGCGCGCGTGTTGGGAGTGATCGCGCGCTCCATCGCCGCCGGGCTCAGGGTGAACGTCGTCGGGTCGATGTCGGCGAACACGGGTTTCAGGCCCGCCACCCTGGTGATCTCCGGGACCACCCAGAACGTGAGCGCGGGCACGATGATCTCCGAGCCCGGCGGGAACTGCATCGACTTCAGGATGTCGAGAAGCGCCATGCGTCCATATTCCAGGGAGACCGCACGCACGTGCCCCTGGCCCAGGAAGCGGGCAAACGCCTCTTCGAAGGCCGCGATGTGCGGTCCCTGAACGAGTTGCCCGCGTTGGCGGCAGTCCCGGATGATTTGCGCCGAGTCCGGTACCATCCGCATGCCATATCGCGCGATCGCCGCCATGCTGTCGCCTTCCTTCCCGTTGTGAACTGCCAGTACTCCCGTGTCCAACCAGCCCGCCACGGTCCCGAGGGCGGACCGGTCGAGACCCGTTTGGGGACACTGACGGCTTGGGCGCCAGCCGGAACTGGCCGGATCCCCCGATCGACACTCGCGGCCCTGTCCGGGCCCGCGCTCGGTTCAGTATCCACGCGCTGAGAAGCGTGTCAAGCCAGCGGCCGACGGATGCTCTTTCGCTGCTGGTAGCTGCGGGCGAGGTCCATGTAGACGCCGAGGTCCGCTTCGAGGTCCTGCGGCGTGCCGTCGAAGTAGAGCGTGCGGATCGGCAGGCCGTTCAGGTCTCGTGAGACGCGAGGATACACGGCCTCGCAGACGATTCCGTTCATGCAGGTGAAGGGGCTGATGTCGATGATGCCGTCAACGCCCTTTTCGGCCAACTTGATGGCGCGACCGACGCTCAACACCATCTCGCCGAGCGCGCCGTCCACGGGGAGGTATGGCTGGGCGGCCTGGACGACCTCCTGCACGTCAGGTTCTTCGTAGCCTCGAAACTCCTCCTCGAACGGCTCGAGCAGCACCTGCTCGTCGTGATGCTGGACCCGTTCGCGGACCCAGGTCGTGGCACCTTCGGTCGAGATGAGCCGCCCGTGCAGGCGAAGCTTCCGGTAGGTCTCCGCGACCGTGTACCAGATCCACTCCGTGATACCCGACAGCCAGACCTCCGCGCCGGCTTGCTCGAGGCGACGCACGGCATCTTCGTTCGAGAACGTGTTCAGCCTGCAGAAGATCTCGCCGACGACGCCGATGAGCGGGCGCGGCGTGGTCCTGCGGGTGTCGAGTCCGGCGAAGCGAAGGCGACAGCGCACGAGAGACGCCCGGAGCGACAGCAACTGGCCGCGCGGCGATGAAGGACCGTGCTCGACGGCGTTGCAGATGTCGTCGAGGCATTCCTCGAACGTCGCATCGGCCGTGCCGAGTCGTCGTTCGTACGGACGGTGCCGCAGCAGCAGCTTCTGCAGGATGTCGGCGGCGACGAGCATCCGCCACGCGGTGCGGACGAACGGTCTGGCGAGTGTGCCGAGCCCGTTGTACGCGTTCTTGCTCGTGGGCGACAGCACCTCGACCTGCGGAAAGCCGTTGGCGTCGAGTAGCTGCCGCATGTACGACGAGTACTGACCGAAGCGGCACGGGCCGTCGGCGGTCGGCAGGAAGAAGACCGTGCGCGCGGGGTCGGCGTCCTCGCGCTCGAGGACCCGCATGAAGTCGCCAACCGTCACCTTGGCGGGGAAGCACTCGTCGCCCGAGGTGTAGCGTGCGCCCAGTTCGCGCGTCCGCGCGTCCGAGGGCGGCGTCAACGCCGCCTCGACGCCGAGCGAGCGGAAGCCCGCCGCGAACGCCCGCGCGCTGCCGTACGCCATCGGGGGGATGTAGACCTTCTTGCCCGTCAGCGGGTGGGCGCCGTTTCGGCTGCTGACGCGCCGCCCTGGGTCGGCTCCGGATAACATCGCAGGATGCCCTTGCTGTCGAGGTAGGCCTCGCAGCGTGTCAGGTAACCGGCGTCGTTGCCGTGGCCGTCGAACTGCAACACGAGCAGCGGCGTGCCGGCGGCCTGCCGGGTGAAGTACTTGATGTAGGAATCCGGCCCGCACTTGAAGTTCGAGATGTAGATGATGTGCAGGTTCGGGCGAGACGCGACGAGGCGAGCCGACTCGAGTATCCGCTGGCCCGACGTCCAGTACATGTTCGCGTGCAAATCGTCGATCGACTCGCGGCCCGTCACGAGGAAGTCGAGCGGAATGACGTTGGCCCCGTAGTGCCGACGCAGCTTTCGCGGGATGTCGCAGTTGATGTTCCGGTCGTAGATGTTGTACGGGCGTCCGACGAGCACGAGGCCCGGCGCGTGCGCCCGGTCGAGCGCGTCGAGCGCCCGCCGGCCGGCGTCGAGCAGGCGTTCCTGGAACTGCCGCTGCGCGGCGTAGGCGGCATCCACGGCGCGATCGCTCACGCGGCGGTCGATGCCAAGGTGCTGCGCCATCTCCGCCACCGACCGCTTGATCGATTCGCGCCCAAGCTGGAAGTGCAGGCTCGGCGCCAGGATGCGGCTTCCGACGGCCTCGAGGCGGGGGGCCGACCGCAGCACGTAGGGCAGCGTCTGCGTCCACGGACAGAAGTGCGCCACGCACGTGGACTCCTCGTGCGCCTCGTTGTCGAGCATGTTGGGGACGAGCACGTAGTCCACGCCCAGCTCGAAGAGCGACAGGACGTGCCCGTGGGCCACCTGCACCGGAAAACACGGCTGGGCGAGCGCCAGTTCGATTCCCTGGCCGGCAATCGCCCGGTCGGTCGGGCGCGAGAGGACCGGTCTCAGGCCGACGGCTGAAAAGTAGGCGTGCCAGAACGGGTACCGCTCGAGCGTGGCCATCGTCCGCGGGATGCCGATCGTCAGCGGGCCGGGCGAGATCGAGTCGGGCGTCTTGAGCGACTGGCCCGTAATCTCCTCGAGCACCTGGTCGCGATACTCGAGCAGATCGTCGATGACCGGCAGGCGCGCCGCCGCGGCGGGCCGCCGGTAGCGATCGGAGCACTTGTCGCCCCAGTAGCTCTTCTGGCCGTCGATCGTGAATTCCTTGATGTCGCACTCGTTGGAGCACGCGCGGCAGACGAAGTCGCGCGTCGTCCGGTCGAGCAGCGTCAGGTCGTAGCCGCGGAAGCGGGTGGATCCCTGTCCGGCGCGGTGCCAGCCGCGCGCGATGAGCGCCATGCCGATGGCCCCCATCACGCCGTTGTAGGGGGGCACGGTGATCGGCTTGCCGAGGATCGCCGCGAACGCAGCCGCGACCGCGTCGTTGTAGGCCGTGCCTCCCTGGAAGTAGATGACGTCGCCAATCCGGCGCCCGCGCACGACGCGGTTGAGGTAGTTGAGCGCGATCGAGTAGGCGAGCCCCGCCACGAGATCCGGAATCGGCTCCGCCTTGTGGAGCCACCCGGTCACGTCGCGCTCCATGAACACCGTGCACCGCTCGCCGAGCTTGGTGGGGGACGGCGAGGACAGCGCCAGCCGTGCGAATTCGTCCTTGATGTCGATACCCAGCTTCTCGGCCTGCTCCTCGAGGAACGAACCGGTGCCCGCGGCGCACGCCTCGTTCATCGTGAAGTCGACGACGACGCCGCCCTCGATGGCGATGAACTTCGAGTCCTGCCCCCCGATCTCGAAGATCGTGTCCACCGGCGGGCCGCCTTGCGTCGTACTGACGTGCACCGCGCCGGTCTTGTGGGCGGTGATCTCGTCGTTGACGACGTCCGCGCCGACGAACTCGGCCACCAGTTCCCGCCCGGACCCGGTCGTGCCAACGCCGGCGATGGCCAGGCGGGGTCCCCAGGCCCGTTCGAGTTCGGTCAGGCCCTGCTGTACGGCTTCGACCGGCCGTCCTGACGTGCGCAGGTAGCTGTCGAACACGACCTCGCCCGTCTCGTCCACGACCACGAGGTTGGTGGAGACCGAGCCGACATCGATACCCAGGTAGCCCCGAATCGGTTGGCCGCCTGGCGCCGGCGCATACCGTCGGACGCGGTCGCGCAGCAGCACCACGTTGTCGAGCGTGAGCGGCGTGCCGTCGAAGGGCCGCTGCTGGCCGGCGTGCTGGTGCAAGCGGTGAATCTCGCCGAACGAGCGCTTGTCGGTTTCCTCCGCCTCGAGCATCGCCGCGCCGATGGCGCCACACCACGCGTAGAGCGGCGGCACGACGAGTTGCGAGGCGTCGAGGTCGAATGCCTCGCGCAGGGCCTCGACCACCCCGTCGTTGCAGGCCACGGCGCCGATGAACAGGACCGGTGTCTGGACCGACCGCCCCTTCACCACGCTGCTCTTGAAGTTCTGCGCGACCGCGCGGCACAGACCGCGGAGAATCTCCGCCGGCGAGCAGCCTTGCTGCTGCGCGTGAACCATGTCCGACTTGGCGAAGACCGAGCAGCGCCCCGCGATGCGGGCCGCCGTGGTTGCGGTCCTCACGACCGCGCTCATCTCCTCGACGGAATAGCCGAGCCGGGAGGTCTGCTGATCCAGGAACGAACCCGTGCCCGCCGCGCACTCGCCGCCCCGGTCGTAGTCCGCGATCAGGGCCGGCCCTCCGGAAGCCCCGCGTTCGAGGCGGAGATAGCGCGAACTCTCGCCGCCAATCTCGAAGACCGTGCGGGTATCCGGGTAGAAGCGGGCGACCATGTGCGCGGCCGCCTTGAACTCGTTCTCGAAGTAGATGCCGAGAAGACGCGCAATCGTGCGGCTGCCGGAGCCGGTCACGCGAATGCCCTCGATGCGCGTCTCTGGCACCGTCTCGTAGAACGCCTGGAGCAGGTCGTAGGTCGCCTGGATGGGGCTGCCCGCAATGCGAACGTAGTGCGACACGACGAGCGGCCTGGCGCCGGCGCCCACCCACCGGAATTCGGCGTGCGCCGCGCACAACGATTCGAGCAGAGGGCGATCGCCCGGTGCGCCGAGCGCAGCGAGTTTCAGGCCGATCGCGCCGATGTCGAGCCCGATGTTGATGGCCAAACCGTCGCCCTTCCGCTCGAGGGTGCTGGATAGACAGACGCCCGCCAGACATCCGGCCGGGAAGAAGGGGGGGTGGCCGGTAGCCGTCGAGTGCTCGGTGGTGCCCGAGCATTCTATCGCACCCGCCCTCCCCGTGCTATTATGCGGCGTTTCAGCCGGTTGACCGCCGTGCGCGGGGCCGGAAGCCCCGCCGGAACTGACATCAGCAACAGCGATGCTCACGACGTCCGGCCTGCCTGGCTTTGCCGTGCAGCGCCTTTTGACCGATCGACTCCTGGCGTTCGTCGAGTGCAGCGGCATTGCGCGCCTGCTGGCGGGGCGTCGTCGCTTCACGCAGGATGACGCGATGGCGATGCTCGCCGACGAACTGGGCTTTGCGGTCCGCGATTCGATCCGCGCGCGGATGGTGCATGTCCTCCTCGATTTCCTGGACGACTGCGAATACGTCCGCACGGAACCGGACGGCACTCGGCGCTGGAACCTGTCGGCGGTGCCTCCCTGGCACCCCAGTGAACACGAGGAACACGAGATCTGCCGCACGTTCGACGGTCAGATGGAGTTCTTCGGCCAGTGCCTCGCCTACGTGGGGCGCTTCCTGGAAGGTGCGCCCCCCCTGTTCGACTTCGCCGGCACCTCCACGAACGCATGGGAGCGGCTCCTCGGCAACGGCGAAATCGCCTACGCCCGCTCGGTGCTGTCCCGCCTGCTGCTGCCGCGCGCGGTCGAGGGGGCCCGGATCCTGGTGCTCTGTTACGGCCCGGGGTTCGACCTGGTCGAGATCGAGCGGCGCCGGCCCGACGCCCGAATCACGGCGCTCGACTTCACGAACGCGTTCTTCGACGTGGCCTCGCGGCGCCTGACCAGGCCCGAAGCCGTTCGATGGGTGGACGGATCGTCGTGGAAGGGCTTCGGCTCGCCGCTTCCGTTCGACGACGGCTGGTTCGACGTGGTGTTGTTCGCGTGCGCCGATCCCTACATTCCGCCGGCCGTGCGCGTCTTGGCGTACGAGGACATCCACCGTGTCATGCGGGCGGGGGCCGTGCTCGGCGTGCTGACGCACAGCTATCCCGACAAGGCGAGGCTCGCGGTCGCGGAGTCGTGGATTCGCCGCGGGACGTACTGCCACGACTTCCTCGAGAGCGTCTGCCAGGGATGGCAGGGCTTCTACGACGCGGCGGCAACGCGTGCGCTGTTCACCCAGGTCGGATTCGGCCTCGACGTCGTCACACTCAACGCGTCGGTGTGGCGGCTCCAGAAGCCAGGGACCCGGTGACCCGCGACGAGCGCCTTCCTGGCCGCGCTCCGTTCGGGGCGGGCCTGTTCACGCGCTATCTCTACAGACTGCGAACGGAGGGCCGCGGCCGCGGCCGCCAGGCTGCCGCGATCGGCCTCGGCGTGTTCATCGGCTGCCTTCCCGTGTTCGGTCTGCATTTCTGGATGTGCCTCGCGGTCGGATCCGTGCTTCGGCTCAACAGGTTGAAGCTGTACTTCGCGGCGAACGTCTCGAATCCGTT
This is a stretch of genomic DNA from Vicinamibacterales bacterium. It encodes these proteins:
- a CDS encoding aromatic amino acid ammonia-lyase — its product is MLDDRQVSFDSVVQAAVDGRSVELARNRAWRRRLAASREVLEHALDAGQTVYGVSTGVGNNSSRAVDRQNQIDFAISVMEQHGCGVGDPLSEAEGRAVTFARLVSLTKGLSAVRPPLLDALCALLNHRITPVIPRWGSVGASGDLTPLSYVAAVLAGQRKAYYRGRIVDASRALAAEGLEPWAFGPKETLAIMNGTSVMTAVGILAVARFERLIEQLEGASALATEVLLGRSQAFDPLVHAAKPHPGQIETARRVRQALRGSRLLDPPHKNGRPVQDRYSIRCVPQAAGVARDVISWARQVLQIELNSVNDNPLVDPESKQILFGGNFFGGHPAVVMDTVKIAAASMADLIDRQFALLVDEGHNMGMPETLVPYGGCGVKGLQMTCSALTELAVQRSFPDAVLSRSTECANQDKVSMGLQAALHASEIIGLVGRSLATEMIALSNAAALREESRLSPAGRALLVGVRRRSAVLVRDRPLDVDIERVARWLEAGGAR
- a CDS encoding aminotransferase class I/II-fold pyridoxal phosphate-dependent enzyme, which encodes MAAIARYGMRMVPDSAQIIRDCRQRGQLVQGPHIAAFEEAFARFLGQGHVRAVSLEYGRMALLDILKSMQFPPGSEIIVPALTFWVVPEITRVAGLKPVFADIDPTTFTLSPAAMERAITPNTRAVLPTHLYGLSCDLDPILALARRHDLKVIEDCAHSLGATYRGQMVGTFGDASFFSFQAFKPLNTFGGGLAWMRDAELARRVGEYAEAEPWPTAERVESVLRVGWWQRTFIRPTVFTYSGFPIWWVTSWLDAKPDRFLWEKVERLDPLPAHYGGKFSNVQAALGLAGLERLPEFIERTRRHAKVFDEMLGDLPGVSVPRIPEGQTHVYYQYCPYVPNYQQLVRRCIRRGVDVAPMHVDVCTHMDLFGWQGLQAVGAEKAATAVQVPVYESLADHEIERIGRRVRTELLKKA
- a CDS encoding class I SAM-dependent methyltransferase; this encodes MLTTSGLPGFAVQRLLTDRLLAFVECSGIARLLAGRRRFTQDDAMAMLADELGFAVRDSIRARMVHVLLDFLDDCEYVRTEPDGTRRWNLSAVPPWHPSEHEEHEICRTFDGQMEFFGQCLAYVGRFLEGAPPLFDFAGTSTNAWERLLGNGEIAYARSVLSRLLLPRAVEGARILVLCYGPGFDLVEIERRRPDARITALDFTNAFFDVASRRLTRPEAVRWVDGSSWKGFGSPLPFDDGWFDVVLFACADPYIPPAVRVLAYEDIHRVMRAGAVLGVLTHSYPDKARLAVAESWIRRGTYCHDFLESVCQGWQGFYDAAATRALFTQVGFGLDVVTLNASVWRLQKPGTR
- a CDS encoding acyl-CoA dehydratase activase; this encodes MAINIGLDIGAIGLKLAALGAPGDRPLLESLCAAHAEFRWVGAGARPLVVSHYVRIAGSPIQATYDLLQAFYETVPETRIEGIRVTGSGSRTIARLLGIYFENEFKAAAHMVARFYPDTRTVFEIGGESSRYLRLERGASGGPALIADYDRGGECAAGTGSFLDQQTSRLGYSVEEMSAVVRTATTAARIAGRCSVFAKSDMVHAQQQGCSPAEILRGLCRAVAQNFKSSVVKGRSVQTPVLFIGAVACNDGVVEALREAFDLDASQLVVPPLYAWCGAIGAAMLEAEETDKRSFGEIHRLHQHAGQQRPFDGTPLTLDNVVLLRDRVRRYAPAPGGQPIRGYLGIDVGSVSTNLVVVDETGEVVFDSYLRTSGRPVEAVQQGLTELERAWGPRLAIAGVGTTGSGRELVAEFVGADVVNDEITAHKTGAVHVSTTQGGPPVDTIFEIGGQDSKFIAIEGGVVVDFTMNEACAAGTGSFLEEQAEKLGIDIKDEFARLALSSPSPTKLGERCTVFMERDVTGWLHKAEPIPDLVAGLAYSIALNYLNRVVRGRRIGDVIYFQGGTAYNDAVAAAFAAILGKPITVPPYNGVMGAIGMALIARGWHRAGQGSTRFRGYDLTLLDRTTRDFVCRACSNECDIKEFTIDGQKSYWGDKCSDRYRRPAAAARLPVIDDLLEYRDQVLEEITGQSLKTPDSISPGPLTIGIPRTMATLERYPFWHAYFSAVGLRPVLSRPTDRAIAGQGIELALAQPCFPVQVAHGHVLSLFELGVDYVLVPNMLDNEAHEESTCVAHFCPWTQTLPYVLRSAPRLEAVGSRILAPSLHFQLGRESIKRSVAEMAQHLGIDRRVSDRAVDAAYAAQRQFQERLLDAGRRALDALDRAHAPGLVLVGRPYNIYDRNINCDIPRKLRRHYGANVIPLDFLVTGRESIDDLHANMYWTSGQRILESARLVASRPNLHIIYISNFKCGPDSYIKYFTRQAAGTPLLVLQFDGHGNDAGYLTRCEAYLDSKGILRCYPEPTQGGASAAETAPTR
- a CDS encoding class I adenylate-forming enzyme family protein → MTTEPRALRLGAERLATTFAGDPDRPFLREGGEVWTVGRLLAYAADVDHRLPRDAGPAVGVRSHSAAFVVASLLGLWKSNRLPLLIDPSLAAEPSGLRSSSPRMPVLAPAGVTDPWADVLVAETGGGLLDPHLPLADEAEVGFFTSGSTGEPKIVRKRAYQLGEQHAMEAPWLGLSGPISVLCLVPAFHILGYIYGFSTPAAGGGVTTFSRGASPQAWVEHIAAEQPTLIIGVPSHYRLMAQVSGPSLPRAIYLCSGGPLDPAVAAEFERRAGTPVLQVYGSTETGGIATRLGAGPWRTMPGLAWERRKLDGRLLITSAWQDRPQEWYCTDDVIASDGETFRLLGRADSIVKIGGRRFSTGELVQAALTAPHVEQAHAVVYDRFGELAVALFVVSPRDAVVTPADVRTFLAGRLAPFKLPRTIQVVNELPTRSIGKIDDEALRESLSRG